One genomic segment of Bacteroidota bacterium includes these proteins:
- a CDS encoding sigma-70 family RNA polymerase sigma factor, whose amino-acid sequence MNDEDLMAHFQQGTVEAFDLLVGRYRDPLSHYVYRFVGDARECEDLLQETFLRVYRNRHSYRRIAKFSTWLYTIAGNLARSEYRKRKRRQVYSLNAVNRDDEEYEIEIPDEQQFAPDDTAEGSLQDAYVQQALMEIPEEFREVVVLRDVQQLAYEEIATITGLPMGTVKSRINRGRTKLQSLLREVYEPVLN is encoded by the coding sequence ATGAACGATGAGGACCTGATGGCCCACTTCCAGCAGGGCACCGTCGAGGCGTTCGACCTCCTCGTCGGGCGCTACCGCGACCCGCTCTCGCACTACGTCTACCGCTTCGTCGGCGATGCACGCGAGTGCGAGGACCTCCTCCAGGAGACGTTCCTGCGCGTCTACCGCAACCGCCACTCCTACCGCCGCATTGCCAAGTTCTCGACGTGGCTCTACACGATCGCCGGTAACCTCGCGCGCTCGGAGTACCGCAAGCGCAAGCGCCGCCAGGTCTACTCCCTCAACGCCGTCAACCGCGACGACGAGGAGTACGAGATCGAGATCCCCGACGAGCAGCAGTTCGCGCCGGACGACACGGCCGAGGGCTCGCTCCAGGATGCCTACGTGCAGCAGGCGCTGATGGAGATTCCTGAGGAGTTCCGCGAGGTCGTCGTGCTTCGCGACGTGCAGCAGCTCGCCTACGAGGAGATCGCCACGATCACGGGCCTCCCGATGGGCACCGTCAAGAGCCGCATCAACCGCGGGCGCACCAAGCTGCAGAGCCTCCTGCGCGAGGTCTACGAGCCGGTGCTGAACTGA